One window of Candidatus Methylocalor cossyra genomic DNA carries:
- a CDS encoding Ppx/GppA phosphatase family protein — MTFAFPTPPTRVAAVDLGSNSFHMIVAELRGGELVVVDRIREMVRLGAGLTPQGQLSAEIQQRALACLQRFGERLRDLPAGTVRAVGTNALRAARNAGPFLTQAEAALGHPIEIISGIEEARLIYQGVAQSLATDGRRRLVMDIGGGSTEYIIGIDKTPLQKESLHMGCVSMSLAHFPDGKITPKRFKRAVIAAQRELEPIERQFSPAHWDEAVGASGTLRAIRKILTGRGWSADGIDAVGLERLIEQLLSAGRIDPGQFADLNPDRYLSFPGGVAILSASFKSLGLQRLKVAEGALREGLLQDLLGRIQHDDIRTRTVAALADRFHVDLAHAARIRETLRRFLNQLPAVGSVTRERAGQWLDWAATLHEIGLDIAHSGYHKHGAYIVENADLPGFSCQDQRLLAMLVRAQRRKFPHKLFKELPPPWDRAAPYLALLLRLAILLHRSRQDCALPEIRIALGEARVELRFPDRWLEEHPLTAADLEQEAAYLGSAGFELTFS, encoded by the coding sequence ATGACCTTTGCCTTCCCAACCCCGCCCACGCGGGTCGCCGCCGTGGACCTCGGCTCCAACAGCTTCCACATGATCGTGGCCGAGCTACGGGGGGGCGAGCTGGTCGTGGTCGACCGGATCCGGGAGATGGTACGGCTGGGCGCCGGCCTCACCCCGCAAGGGCAGCTGAGCGCGGAGATCCAGCAGCGGGCGCTGGCCTGCCTGCAGCGCTTCGGGGAACGGCTGCGCGACCTGCCCGCCGGCACGGTGCGGGCGGTGGGCACCAACGCCCTGCGGGCGGCCCGCAACGCCGGCCCGTTCCTGACTCAGGCGGAAGCGGCCCTCGGCCATCCCATCGAGATCATTTCCGGGATCGAAGAGGCCCGCCTGATCTACCAAGGCGTGGCCCAGAGCCTCGCGACCGACGGCCGGCGCCGCCTGGTGATGGACATCGGTGGAGGGAGCACCGAATACATCATCGGGATCGATAAAACCCCGCTCCAGAAGGAAAGCCTGCACATGGGCTGTGTATCCATGAGCCTGGCCCATTTCCCCGATGGCAAGATCACCCCCAAACGCTTCAAGCGGGCCGTGATCGCCGCCCAGCGGGAGCTGGAGCCTATCGAACGGCAGTTCAGCCCGGCCCACTGGGACGAGGCGGTGGGCGCTTCCGGCACCCTGCGGGCGATCCGCAAGATCCTGACGGGCCGCGGCTGGAGCGCCGACGGCATCGATGCGGTGGGCCTCGAGCGCTTGATCGAGCAATTGCTAAGCGCCGGGCGAATCGATCCAGGGCAATTCGCCGATCTCAATCCGGACCGCTACTTGAGCTTCCCCGGCGGGGTGGCGATCCTGTCCGCCAGTTTTAAGAGCCTGGGGCTACAGCGCCTCAAGGTAGCCGAGGGTGCGCTGCGGGAGGGGTTACTGCAGGATCTGCTCGGCCGCATCCAGCACGACGACATCCGCACCCGCACCGTGGCCGCCTTGGCGGACCGCTTTCACGTGGACTTGGCCCACGCCGCCCGGATCCGGGAAACCCTGCGCCGGTTCCTGAACCAGCTGCCGGCGGTGGGGTCGGTAACCCGCGAGCGCGCCGGCCAATGGCTGGATTGGGCAGCGACCCTCCACGAAATCGGCCTGGACATCGCCCACAGCGGTTATCACAAGCACGGCGCCTACATCGTCGAGAACGCCGACCTACCCGGTTTCTCCTGCCAGGACCAGCGCTTGCTGGCGATGCTGGTGCGCGCCCAGCGTCGCAAGTTCCCCCATAAGCTGTTCAAGGAGCTGCCGCCGCCCTGGGACCGGGCCGCGCCCTATCTGGCCCTGTTGCTACGGCTGGCGATCCTGCTCCACCGCAGCCGCCAGGACTGCGCCTTGCCGGAAATCCGGATCGCCCTCGGCGAGGCACGGGTCGAGCTCCGCTTCCCAGACCGCTGGCTGGAGGAACATCCCCTGACCGCCGCCGACCTGGAACAGGAGGCCGCCTATCTGGGATCGGCCGGGTTCGAGTTGACCTTTTCCTAA
- a CDS encoding glycosyl hydrolase family 57, with protein sequence MEHLPEYVDGLPNVCGAEAAIEAAIRDRPGAVFKPSSPIPFDRIKSACAIALHMHQPLIPAGGDDLATAGLISNLQYMMEHQGIGDNHNAPVFHWCYKRMGEFVPQLVHEGKEPRVMLEYSGTLFHGLRKMGLNDVFDNLRTITCHPEYRRCVEWLGAPWGHAVAPSTPAQDYRLHVKAWQQHFAALFGFEALSRVRGFSPSEMALPNHPDVAYEFVKTLRDCGYTWVLVQEHTVERPDNGHGPERKHLPHRLVCTNSHGESVSIIAIIKTQGSDTKLVAQMQPYYEAKGLSRWELAGRSVPPLVTQIADGENGGVMMNEFPPKYFEVVREASGTETPLMNVTEYLEFLFDLGITENDLPPVQPLFQKMIWDRLEPGAGPEKLHRTIEELRKENHRFHMEGGSWTNDISWVRGYENVLGPMEEASSAFFEKVLEPGVPSDDPRYRNALFHLMTAQTSCYRYWGQGLWTDYGREICRRALDILRHDF encoded by the coding sequence ATGGAACACTTGCCCGAATATGTCGATGGTCTTCCGAATGTTTGCGGTGCCGAGGCTGCCATCGAAGCGGCGATCCGGGATCGGCCCGGAGCCGTCTTCAAGCCGTCCAGTCCGATTCCCTTCGACCGCATCAAGAGCGCCTGCGCCATCGCGCTACACATGCATCAGCCATTGATCCCGGCCGGCGGAGACGACCTTGCCACCGCGGGCCTGATCAGCAATCTCCAGTACATGATGGAACACCAGGGCATCGGCGATAACCACAACGCTCCGGTATTCCATTGGTGCTACAAGCGCATGGGCGAGTTCGTGCCGCAGCTGGTCCACGAGGGTAAAGAGCCCCGGGTGATGCTGGAGTACTCGGGCACCTTATTCCATGGACTGCGCAAGATGGGGCTCAACGACGTATTCGACAACCTCAGGACCATCACCTGCCACCCCGAGTATCGCCGCTGCGTGGAGTGGCTCGGGGCGCCTTGGGGCCATGCGGTGGCACCTTCCACCCCGGCCCAGGACTACCGCCTGCACGTGAAGGCCTGGCAGCAGCACTTCGCCGCGCTGTTCGGATTTGAAGCGTTGAGCCGGGTACGCGGTTTTTCGCCCTCGGAGATGGCCTTGCCCAATCACCCCGACGTGGCCTACGAGTTCGTCAAGACTTTGCGCGACTGCGGCTATACCTGGGTGCTGGTGCAGGAGCATACGGTGGAGCGCCCGGACAACGGCCACGGCCCGGAGCGCAAACACCTGCCCCATCGGCTGGTATGTACCAACTCCCATGGAGAAAGCGTCAGCATCATCGCCATCATCAAGACCCAGGGCAGCGATACCAAGCTGGTGGCGCAAATGCAGCCCTACTACGAGGCCAAGGGATTGTCGCGCTGGGAGCTGGCCGGCCGGTCCGTGCCGCCCCTGGTCACCCAGATCGCCGACGGCGAAAACGGCGGGGTGATGATGAACGAATTCCCGCCCAAATACTTCGAGGTGGTGCGGGAGGCCAGCGGTACGGAAACCCCGCTGATGAACGTCACGGAATATCTCGAGTTTCTGTTCGATCTGGGGATTACGGAAAACGATTTACCTCCGGTGCAACCGCTCTTCCAAAAAATGATTTGGGATCGGCTGGAACCGGGTGCGGGGCCCGAAAAGCTGCACCGGACCATCGAGGAACTGCGTAAGGAAAACCATCGCTTCCACATGGAAGGTGGGAGCTGGACCAACGACATCTCCTGGGTGCGGGGCTACGAAAACGTCTTAGGCCCCATGGAAGAGGCGAGTTCAGCCTTCTTCGAGAAGGTGCTGGAGCCGGGCGTCCCCAGCGACGACCCGCGCTACCGGAACGCCCTGTTCCACCTCATGACGGCCCAGACCAGCTGCTACCGCTACTGGGGGCAGGGGCTTTGGACCGACTACGGGCGGGAAATTTGCCGGCGGGCGCTGGATATCCTCCGGCACGATTTCTGA